In Actinoplanes lobatus, the DNA window GGCGGCCGAGCCGGCGCCACTGGCGAGCAGCCCCACCGAGTTCGTCACGTTCGCGGCGATCGGCGGGAGGCCCACGGCCAGCAGGGTCGGATAGCTGATGAGCGAGGCCAGCCCGGCCATCGACCCGGTCAGCCCGGATCCGACACCGCCGGCCAGCAGCAGAGCAGCATGATCCAATCGCACCCTCAGAGTCTCGCCCGGAACACCCCGTCGATTCGCCGCGGAATGCTGTCGTATCCGTCACGCAGCTCCGGCGGAAGTAGGTCTTCCGGCGCGTTCTGCCAGGTCACCGGGCGCAGGAAGCGGCGGATCGCGGTGGCGCCGACCGAGGAGTGCTGGGTGTTGGTGGCCGGCCACGGGCCGCCGTGATGCTGAGCCCAGGCGACCGCCACGCCGGTGGGGTAGCCGTCGAAGACGAGGCGGCCGGTGTGCGGCCGGAAGCGCCGGGCCAGCTCCGCGGGCAGGGCCGTCTCGCCGGGCCCGCGGTGCACGGTGGCGGTGAGCGACGGCGGGAGCGTGGCGATGGCCGCGAACAGGTCCTCCTCACCGCGGTAGCGGGCGATCACCGAGACCGGCCCGAACCGCTCCTCGACGGCTTCCGGCGGAAGATCGCTCGCCGTGGCGGTGAACAGCAGCGGCACGGCCCGTCGATTGTCGCCGCCGGTGGCGGTGCCCCGCCCGGCATCATGGCTGGTGCCGTTGTGCTGCTCGGCCTCGACGCCAGTGGCGGTGCTGCGCTGGTAGGCGGCGGCGATGCCGGCGTTGAGCAGCACCATCGGGGCCATCTCGGCGATCGCGGCCTGGGCCGCGGCCACGACGGCGTCGCCGTCCGGGCCGTCGGGGACGAACGCGAGGCCGGGTTTCGTGCAGAACTGGCCGGCCCCGAGGGTGAACGAGGCGGCGAACTCGGCGCCGATCCGACCGGCGCGGTCGGCGGCCGCGGCGGGCGTGACCACGACCGGGTTGAGGCTGCTCAGCTCCCCGTGGAACGGGATCGGCTCGGGCCTCTTCTCGATCACCGCGAGCAGGGCCTTGGCCCCGGCCACCGAACCGGTGAAACCGACCGCCCGGATCGCCGGGTGCGCGACCAGGTCGGCGCCCGCCCGCAACCCGTGCACGATGCCGAAGGTGCCGGCGGGCGCGCCGGCCTTGGCGGCGGCCGCGGCCAGGATCTCGTAGCAGAGCTGCGAGGTGGCCGGGTGCGAGTGGTGAGCTTTGAGGACGACCGGGCTGCCGGCCGCGATGGCCGAGGCGGTGTCGCCGCCCGGAACCGAGAAGGCGAGCGGGAAGTTGCTGGCGCCGAAGACGGCGACCGGCCCGATCGGTACGAGCATCCGCCGCAGATCCGGCCGCGGCCCCATCGGTGTGTCCCCGGCGTGGTCGACGGCCGCCTCCAGGTACCCGCCGTCGCGCAGCACCTCGCCGAAGAGCCGCAGCTGGTAGCAGGTGCGGGTCAGTTCGCCGTTGAGCCGAACCGCCCCGAGCGCCGTCTCCCGGTCGGCGACCGCGACGATCCGCTCCCGGTGCTCCTCCAGTGCCGTGGCCAGATCGTCGAGCAGAGCGGCCCGCCCGTCGCGGCCCATCTCCTCCAACGGCCCGGCGGCGGCGAGCGCGGCCGCGCAGATCTCGTCCACCCGGGCCGTTCCGGTCTCCTCGGCGGCGATCTCGACGGTCTCGCCGGTACGCGGGTCG includes these proteins:
- a CDS encoding aldehyde dehydrogenase family protein, producing MTSVPSIDPRTGETVEIAAEETGTARVDEICAAALAAAGPLEEMGRDGRAALLDDLATALEEHRERIVAVADRETALGAVRLNGELTRTCYQLRLFGEVLRDGGYLEAAVDHAGDTPMGPRPDLRRMLVPIGPVAVFGASNFPLAFSVPGGDTASAIAAGSPVVLKAHHSHPATSQLCYEILAAAAAKAGAPAGTFGIVHGLRAGADLVAHPAIRAVGFTGSVAGAKALLAVIEKRPEPIPFHGELSSLNPVVVTPAAAADRAGRIGAEFAASFTLGAGQFCTKPGLAFVPDGPDGDAVVAAAQAAIAEMAPMVLLNAGIAAAYQRSTATGVEAEQHNGTSHDAGRGTATGGDNRRAVPLLFTATASDLPPEAVEERFGPVSVIARYRGEEDLFAAIATLPPSLTATVHRGPGETALPAELARRFRPHTGRLVFDGYPTGVAVAWAQHHGGPWPATNTQHSSVGATAIRRFLRPVTWQNAPEDLLPPELRDGYDSIPRRIDGVFRARL